A region from the Sulfurivermis fontis genome encodes:
- the hisD gene encoding histidinol dehydrogenase has product MTIKRLDTTTPDFWKALDQLLAWEGVSDDKVNAVVREILQAVKQRGDAAVLEYTNRFDRMQATSMAELEIPRARLEEALGRIGPAQRQALEQSAARVRAYHEHQKVDSWSYTEADGTVLGQQVTPLDRVGLYVPGGKAAYPSSVLMNAIPAKVAGVEELIMVVPTPDGVVNELVFAAAAVAGVDRVFAIGGAQAVAALAYGTESVPQVDKIVGPGNIYVATAKGMVFGSVGIDMIAGPSEILIVCDGQTHPDWIAMDLFSQAEHDEDAQSILLCPDAAFLDQVQASIARLLPTMERAEIIRTSLYARGALIKVRDLDEAVAVANHIAPEHLELSVADPQAMARKIKHAGAIFMGRHTAEAVGDYCAGPNHVLPTSRTARFSSPLGVYDFQKRSSLIMCSPDGASELGKVASVLARGEGLTAHARSAEFRIKP; this is encoded by the coding sequence ATGACCATCAAACGACTCGATACCACCACCCCTGATTTCTGGAAGGCGCTGGATCAGCTGCTGGCCTGGGAAGGCGTGTCCGACGACAAGGTCAACGCCGTCGTGCGCGAGATCCTGCAGGCGGTGAAGCAACGCGGTGATGCGGCGGTGCTGGAGTACACCAACCGCTTCGATCGCATGCAGGCCACGAGCATGGCCGAACTGGAGATCCCGCGCGCCCGTCTGGAAGAGGCCCTGGGCCGGATCGGTCCCGCACAGCGCCAGGCACTGGAGCAGTCGGCGGCGCGCGTGCGCGCCTATCACGAACACCAGAAGGTGGATTCCTGGAGTTATACCGAGGCCGACGGCACCGTGCTGGGCCAGCAGGTGACGCCGCTGGATCGCGTCGGCCTGTATGTGCCCGGTGGCAAGGCGGCCTATCCGTCGTCGGTGCTGATGAATGCCATTCCTGCCAAGGTGGCCGGGGTGGAGGAACTGATCATGGTGGTGCCGACACCGGACGGTGTGGTCAACGAGCTGGTGTTCGCCGCTGCCGCGGTGGCGGGTGTCGATCGCGTGTTCGCCATCGGCGGTGCCCAGGCCGTGGCCGCGCTGGCCTACGGCACCGAGAGCGTGCCGCAGGTGGACAAGATCGTCGGCCCCGGCAACATCTACGTCGCCACCGCCAAGGGCATGGTGTTCGGCTCCGTCGGCATCGACATGATCGCCGGTCCTTCCGAGATCCTCATCGTCTGCGACGGCCAGACCCATCCGGACTGGATCGCCATGGACCTGTTCTCCCAGGCCGAGCACGACGAGGACGCGCAGTCCATCCTGCTCTGCCCCGATGCCGCCTTCCTCGACCAGGTACAGGCCAGCATCGCGCGTCTGCTGCCCACCATGGAGCGCGCCGAGATCATCCGCACCTCGCTGTACGCGCGCGGCGCGCTGATCAAGGTGCGCGACCTCGACGAGGCCGTCGCCGTGGCCAACCACATCGCGCCGGAGCATCTGGAACTGTCGGTGGCCGACCCGCAGGCGATGGCCAGGAAGATCAAGCACGCCGGTGCCATCTTCATGGGCCGCCACACCGCCGAAGCGGTGGGCGACTACTGCGCCGGTCCCAACCATGTGTTGCCCACCTCGCGCACCGCGCGTTTCTCCTCGCCGCTGGGGGTGTACGATTTCCAGAAGCGCTCCT
- the hisG gene encoding ATP phosphoribosyltransferase, with amino-acid sequence MSETLTIALSKGRIFKDTLPLLAHAGIVPKDDPETSRKLILDTNRDDVKLVIIRAADVPTFVEYGAADLGVTGKDVLLEHGGEGLYEPLDLKIARCRLMVAGKPGVAPSRRLRVATKYLTITRNYYAAQGRQVDLIKLYGSMELAPLVGLADCIVDLVETGNTLKANGLEPLEHIMDISSRLVVNKAAMKMKHARVKAFIERMSEAVENNSHK; translated from the coding sequence ATGAGCGAGACATTGACCATCGCCCTGTCCAAGGGCCGCATCTTCAAGGACACGCTGCCGCTGCTGGCCCATGCCGGCATCGTGCCCAAGGACGATCCGGAGACCAGCCGCAAGCTGATCCTGGACACCAACCGGGACGACGTGAAGCTGGTGATCATCCGCGCCGCCGACGTGCCGACCTTCGTCGAATACGGCGCCGCCGACCTCGGCGTCACCGGCAAGGACGTACTGCTGGAACACGGCGGCGAGGGTCTGTACGAGCCGCTCGACCTGAAGATTGCGCGCTGCCGCCTGATGGTGGCGGGCAAGCCCGGCGTGGCGCCGAGCCGCCGCCTGCGTGTCGCCACCAAGTACCTCACCATCACCCGGAACTACTATGCCGCCCAGGGCCGCCAGGTGGACCTGATCAAGCTGTACGGTTCCATGGAACTGGCGCCGCTGGTGGGCCTGGCCGACTGCATCGTCGACCTGGTGGAAACCGGCAATACCCTGAAGGCCAACGGCCTGGAACCGTTGGAGCACATCATGGACATCAGTTCGCGCCTGGTGGTGAACAAGGCGGCGATGAAGATGAAGCACGCCCGCGTCAAGGCGTTCATCGAGCGCATGAGCGAGGCGGTCGAAAACAACAGTCACAAGTGA
- the murA gene encoding UDP-N-acetylglucosamine 1-carboxyvinyltransferase has protein sequence MDKLIITGGSRLSGEIRISGAKNAALPILSATLLADTPLTVGNVPHLHDITTTMELLGQMGVHLTVDEKLNTEVDSSTIKSFVAPYELVKTMRASILVLGPLVARFGQAEVSLPGGCAIGSRPVNLHITGLQRMGADITVENGYIKARAKRLKGTKLVMDLVTVTGTENLMMAAALAQGTTVIENAAREPEVVDLANCINMMGGKVSGAGTDTITIEGVDTLHGGRYDVMPDRIETGTYLVAAAITGGKVKLKDTNPALLDAVLAKLREAGAEIETGADWISLDMQGRRPKAVNVHTAPYPAFPTDMQAQFTALNAIAEGSGIITETVFENRFMHVQELQRMGANIRLEGNTAITTGVDRLTAAPVMATDLRASASLVLAGLVAQGDTIVDRIYHIDRGYECIEEKLQQLGARIQRLPDKSFQRSRAGSLLRDVMP, from the coding sequence ATGGATAAACTGATCATCACCGGCGGCAGCCGACTCAGCGGTGAGATACGCATCTCCGGCGCCAAGAACGCGGCGCTGCCGATCCTGTCCGCCACCCTGCTGGCCGACACCCCCCTCACCGTGGGCAACGTGCCGCATCTGCACGACATCACCACCACCATGGAGCTGCTCGGCCAGATGGGCGTGCACCTGACGGTGGACGAAAAGCTCAACACCGAGGTGGACAGTTCCACCATCAAGTCTTTCGTTGCGCCCTACGAGCTGGTGAAGACCATGCGCGCCTCGATCCTGGTGCTGGGGCCGCTGGTGGCGCGCTTCGGCCAGGCCGAGGTGTCGCTGCCCGGCGGCTGCGCCATCGGCTCGCGTCCGGTGAATCTGCACATCACCGGCCTGCAGCGCATGGGCGCCGACATCACGGTGGAAAACGGTTACATCAAGGCCCGCGCCAAGCGCCTCAAGGGCACCAAGCTGGTGATGGACCTGGTCACCGTCACCGGCACCGAGAACCTGATGATGGCCGCCGCCCTGGCCCAGGGCACCACGGTGATCGAGAACGCCGCGCGTGAACCTGAGGTGGTGGACCTGGCCAACTGCATCAACATGATGGGCGGCAAGGTGTCCGGCGCCGGTACCGACACCATCACCATCGAGGGCGTCGATACGCTGCACGGCGGCCGTTACGACGTGATGCCCGATCGCATCGAGACCGGCACCTATCTGGTGGCGGCGGCGATCACCGGCGGCAAGGTGAAGCTGAAGGACACCAACCCGGCGCTGCTCGATGCGGTGTTGGCCAAGCTGCGCGAGGCCGGCGCCGAGATCGAGACCGGTGCCGACTGGATCAGTCTGGACATGCAGGGGCGCCGGCCCAAGGCGGTGAACGTGCACACCGCGCCCTATCCGGCCTTTCCCACCGACATGCAGGCGCAGTTCACCGCCCTCAACGCCATTGCCGAGGGCTCGGGGATCATCACCGAGACGGTGTTCGAGAATCGCTTCATGCATGTGCAGGAGTTGCAGCGCATGGGCGCCAACATCCGCCTGGAGGGGAACACCGCCATCACCACCGGCGTGGACCGGCTTACCGCCGCGCCGGTGATGGCCACCGACCTGCGCGCCTCCGCCAGCCTGGTGCTGGCCGGCCTGGTGGCGCAGGGTGACACCATCGTCGACCGCATCTACCACATCGATCGCGGTTATGAATGTATCGAGGAAAAGCTGCAGCAGCTCGGCGCGCGCATCCAGCGCCTGCCGGACAAGAGCTTCCAGCGCAGCCGCGCCGGCAGCCTGCTGCGCGACGTAATGCCATGA
- a CDS encoding BolA family protein, with protein sequence MEPSEIKRLIEAGIPGCEAIVSGDGSHFDATVISAAFEGLSMVKEQQLVYATLGDRITSGAIHALSIKAYTPQEWETQRKLKVSF encoded by the coding sequence ATGGAACCGAGCGAGATCAAGCGCCTCATCGAGGCCGGCATTCCCGGCTGCGAGGCCATCGTCAGCGGCGACGGCAGCCACTTCGACGCCACTGTCATCAGCGCGGCCTTCGAGGGCCTGTCCATGGTCAAGGAGCAGCAGCTGGTGTACGCCACCCTGGGTGATCGCATCACCAGCGGCGCCATCCATGCCCTGTCCATCAAGGCCTACACGCCGCAGGAGTGGGAGACCCAGCGCAAGCTGAAGGTGTCCTTCTGA
- a CDS encoding STAS domain-containing protein, whose product MSTPRIDKDADGLRVAGDLTFATVGALLAASQPLFSACRGPLRVDLSGVGRADSAGLALLIEWLRLARGAGCELQFQAVPAQMRAIAAASGLSDILALA is encoded by the coding sequence GTGAGCACGCCGCGCATCGACAAGGACGCCGACGGCCTGCGCGTCGCGGGCGATCTGACCTTCGCCACGGTGGGTGCCCTGCTGGCGGCCAGCCAACCCCTGTTCAGTGCCTGCCGCGGTCCGCTGCGGGTCGATCTGTCCGGCGTCGGTCGCGCCGACAGCGCCGGCCTGGCCCTGCTCATCGAATGGCTGCGTCTGGCACGCGGTGCGGGGTGCGAATTGCAGTTCCAGGCGGTGCCAGCGCAGATGCGGGCCATCGCCGCCGCCTCGGGCCTGAGCGACATCCTCGCGCTGGCCTGA
- the mlaD gene encoding outer membrane lipid asymmetry maintenance protein MlaD, translated as MQTKMVEIWVGVFVAAGLAALFMLAMQVSNLTVVGDDQGYTIKARFENVSGLKVRSPVTVAGVRVGRVTAIEFDPQTFQAVVSMRIGAAYDQLPADTSAAVLTSGLVGEKYVGLEPGGDMDVLKDGGEIKLTQSTLVLEQMIGKFLFDKAETGKE; from the coding sequence ATGCAGACGAAAATGGTGGAAATTTGGGTCGGCGTGTTCGTGGCGGCGGGTCTGGCCGCGCTGTTCATGTTGGCGATGCAGGTGAGCAATCTCACCGTGGTGGGTGATGACCAGGGCTATACCATCAAGGCCCGTTTCGAGAATGTTTCCGGCCTCAAGGTGCGTTCGCCGGTGACGGTGGCGGGGGTGCGCGTCGGCCGTGTCACCGCCATCGAGTTCGACCCGCAGACCTTCCAGGCGGTGGTGTCCATGCGTATCGGCGCCGCCTACGATCAGTTGCCGGCGGATACCTCCGCCGCCGTGCTGACCTCCGGCCTGGTGGGCGAGAAATATGTCGGCCTGGAACCGGGGGGGGATATGGACGTGCTCAAGGACGGCGGCGAGATCAAGCTGACCCAGTCCACCTTGGTGCTGGAACAGATGATCGGCAAGTTCCTGTTCGACAAGGCGGAGACCGGCAAGGAGTGA
- the mlaE gene encoding lipid asymmetry maintenance ABC transporter permease subunit MlaE: protein MLDWLAQLGRHGLSFFERLGRGHLLLLALLRGVPGLVLRPRLVVQQVYSIGVLSLLIIVVSGTFVGMVLGLQLYNTLVDFGAEASLGPVIALTLVRELGPVVTALLFAGRAGSALTAEIGLMKATEQLSGMEMMAVDPVKRVLAPRFLGGFLAMPLLAAIFSLVGVYGGYFVGVGLLGVDEGSYWSQMQSMVDFDDDVMNGVIKSLVFGAVVTWIAVFEGYDAVPTSEGVSRATTRTVVHSSLAVLGLDFVLTALMFGVD from the coding sequence ATGCTGGACTGGCTGGCGCAACTGGGCCGTCACGGCCTGAGCTTCTTCGAGCGCCTCGGGCGCGGCCACCTGCTGCTACTGGCGCTGCTGCGCGGTGTGCCGGGCCTGGTGCTGCGGCCGCGGCTGGTGGTGCAGCAGGTGTACTCCATCGGTGTGCTGTCCCTGCTCATCATCGTGGTGTCCGGCACCTTCGTCGGCATGGTGCTGGGCCTGCAGCTGTACAACACCCTGGTAGACTTCGGCGCCGAGGCGTCGCTCGGTCCGGTGATTGCGCTGACCCTGGTGCGCGAGCTGGGTCCGGTGGTGACGGCCCTGTTGTTCGCCGGCCGTGCCGGTTCGGCCCTCACCGCCGAGATCGGCCTGATGAAGGCCACCGAGCAGTTGTCCGGCATGGAGATGATGGCGGTGGACCCGGTGAAGCGGGTGCTGGCGCCGCGCTTCCTCGGCGGTTTCCTCGCCATGCCGCTGCTGGCGGCCATCTTCAGCCTGGTCGGTGTCTACGGCGGCTATTTCGTCGGTGTCGGCCTGCTCGGTGTGGACGAGGGCAGCTACTGGTCGCAGATGCAGTCGATGGTGGATTTCGACGATGACGTGATGAACGGCGTGATCAAGAGCCTGGTATTCGGCGCGGTGGTGACCTGGATCGCCGTGTTCGAGGGATATGACGCCGTGCCCACCTCGGAAGGGGTGAGCCGGGCGACGACCCGTACCGTGGTGCATTCCTCGCTGGCGGTGCTGGGACTGGACTTCGTGTTGACGGCCCTGATGTTCGGAGTGGACTGA
- a CDS encoding ABC transporter ATP-binding protein — protein sequence MTEDSNSPLVQIRGLRFARGSRPIFDGVDLDIRRGQVTAIMGPSGTGKTTLLKLIGGQLRPDAGSITVDGQDVHRLSHRALYDLRKRMGMLFQSGALLTDLNVYENVAFPLREHTDLPESMIRDLVLMKLEAVGLRGARGLMANELSGGMARRVALARAIALDPMMIMYDEPFTGQDPISMGVLVKLIRSLNDALGLTSIIVSHDVQETAAISDYIYLLSGGKVVAHGTPAELERSSSDWAQQFLQGLPDGPVPFHYRAAPYAEDLLAGREGRV from the coding sequence ATGACCGAAGACTCGAATTCACCGCTGGTACAGATTCGCGGGCTGCGCTTTGCGCGCGGCAGCCGCCCCATCTTCGACGGCGTCGACCTCGATATCCGCCGCGGCCAGGTCACCGCCATCATGGGGCCGAGCGGCACCGGCAAGACCACCCTGCTCAAGCTCATCGGCGGCCAGTTGCGGCCCGACGCCGGCAGCATCACCGTCGATGGCCAGGACGTGCACCGCCTCAGCCATCGTGCGCTGTATGACCTGCGCAAGCGCATGGGCATGCTGTTCCAGTCCGGCGCCCTGCTCACCGACCTCAACGTTTACGAAAACGTCGCCTTTCCGTTGCGCGAGCACACCGACCTGCCGGAGTCGATGATCCGCGACCTGGTATTGATGAAGTTGGAGGCCGTCGGCCTGCGCGGCGCGCGCGGCCTGATGGCCAACGAGCTGTCCGGCGGCATGGCGCGCCGCGTCGCCCTGGCCCGCGCCATCGCCCTGGACCCGATGATGATCATGTATGACGAGCCGTTCACCGGGCAGGACCCCATCTCCATGGGTGTGCTGGTGAAGTTGATCCGTTCCCTCAACGACGCCCTGGGGCTGACTTCGATCATCGTCTCCCATGACGTGCAGGAGACGGCGGCCATTTCCGACTATATCTACCTGCTGTCCGGCGGCAAGGTGGTGGCGCACGGTACACCGGCCGAACTGGAACGTTCCAGTTCCGACTGGGCGCAGCAGTTCCTGCAGGGGCTGCCCGACGGGCCGGTGCCGTTCCATTACCGCGCCGCGCCCTATGCCGAGGACCTGCTGGCCGGGCGCGAGGGGAGGGTTTGA
- a CDS encoding DUF72 domain-containing protein, with product MYIASLGWDHAGWSGTFYPDDLPPEWRLTYYANEFRAVVVPAALWRRADVATAAQWAADTAEGFRFLLEGADIVPPLELTAALGGRYGGVAGAGGLPVVRWEGGADAATLRGLIEGLPADGVLLVVGAPPSLQVLRTAQTITQLLGRYG from the coding sequence ATGTACATCGCCTCCCTCGGTTGGGACCACGCCGGCTGGTCCGGTACCTTCTATCCCGACGACCTGCCGCCCGAGTGGCGGCTGACCTATTACGCCAACGAATTCCGTGCCGTGGTGGTCCCGGCGGCGCTGTGGCGCCGGGCCGATGTGGCGACGGCGGCGCAATGGGCGGCGGATACGGCGGAGGGGTTTCGCTTTTTGTTGGAGGGCGCGGACATTGTCCCGCCGCTGGAATTGACCGCGGCCCTGGGCGGGCGCTACGGCGGCGTGGCGGGCGCGGGCGGATTGCCGGTGGTGCGCTGGGAGGGCGGAGCCGATGCCGCCACCCTGCGCGGGCTGATCGAGGGGCTGCCGGCGGATGGCGTGCTGCTGGTGGTCGGTGCGCCGCCGTCGCTGCAAGTCCTGCGCACGGCGCAGACCATCACACAATTGCTCGGTCGCTACGGTTGA
- a CDS encoding type II toxin-antitoxin system RelE/ParE family toxin produces MEIRWLRKALGNLEQEASYVAREDPAAARMVVQRIWQAVSLLAENPALGQPGRIHGTRELVINRRRYLIPYRVNPRLQCIEILRVFHASRKPPQRW; encoded by the coding sequence ATGGAGATTAGATGGCTGCGCAAGGCGCTTGGCAATCTTGAGCAGGAAGCCTCTTACGTTGCCCGCGAGGATCCGGCGGCTGCGCGCATGGTGGTGCAACGCATTTGGCAGGCGGTCAGCCTGTTGGCGGAGAACCCGGCGCTGGGACAACCCGGTCGCATCCACGGTACCCGCGAATTGGTGATCAACCGGAGGCGTTACCTTATCCCCTATCGCGTGAATCCGCGCCTGCAATGCATCGAAATCCTGCGCGTGTTTCATGCCTCCCGCAAGCCGCCGCAACGCTGGTAA
- the relB gene encoding CopG family ribbon-helix-helix protein: MSTTMTVRLEPDLKERLEHLAAATHRSKSFLAAEAIREFVELNEWQIREIQAALQEADAGDFASAEEVNDVLGRWGVNGD; this comes from the coding sequence ATGTCTACGACGATGACCGTCCGATTGGAACCCGATTTGAAGGAGCGGCTGGAACACTTGGCGGCGGCGACCCACCGTTCCAAATCGTTTTTGGCCGCCGAAGCGATACGTGAGTTCGTTGAACTGAACGAATGGCAGATCCGGGAGATCCAGGCCGCTTTGCAGGAGGCGGATGCGGGGGACTTCGCTTCGGCAGAGGAGGTCAATGACGTGCTTGGGCGGTGGGGCGTGAATGGAGATTAG
- a CDS encoding VacJ family lipoprotein yields MNPRLLLLPLLLALTGCATVPGERDPRDPWESFNRGMYDFNTDFDNKILKPVAEGYVNVVPQTARTGVSNFFSNLGDVVVLANDLLQFKLRQAASDFSRLVWNSTVGLAGLIDVATPMGLPKHDEDFGQTLGHWGVGSGPYLVLPFLGPSSLRDGTGLAVDRSQFNLVNEVESDGARYTLIGLEAVDTRASLLHTTRLLEQGALDPYLFLRESYLQMRENLVYDGNPPAPAFDLDEFDDLPPDEPMAQ; encoded by the coding sequence TTGAATCCGCGTCTTCTCCTCCTGCCCCTGCTCCTCGCCCTCACCGGCTGCGCCACCGTGCCCGGCGAGCGCGACCCACGCGATCCCTGGGAGAGCTTCAACCGCGGCATGTACGACTTCAACACCGATTTCGACAACAAGATTCTCAAGCCGGTGGCCGAGGGCTACGTCAACGTGGTGCCGCAGACGGCGCGCACCGGCGTGTCCAACTTCTTCAGCAACCTGGGCGACGTGGTGGTGCTGGCCAACGACCTGCTGCAATTCAAGCTGCGCCAGGCGGCCTCGGACTTCTCGCGCCTGGTGTGGAACAGCACGGTGGGCCTGGCCGGCCTCATCGATGTCGCCACCCCCATGGGGCTGCCCAAGCACGACGAGGATTTCGGCCAGACCCTCGGCCACTGGGGTGTCGGCTCCGGCCCTTATCTGGTGCTGCCCTTCCTCGGCCCCAGTTCGCTGCGCGACGGCACCGGCCTGGCAGTGGATCGAAGCCAGTTCAACCTCGTCAACGAAGTGGAGAGCGACGGTGCCCGCTATACGCTCATCGGTCTTGAGGCCGTGGATACCCGCGCCAGCCTGCTGCACACCACCCGCCTGCTGGAGCAAGGCGCCCTCGACCCCTATCTATTCCTGCGCGAATCCTATCTGCAGATGCGGGAAAACCTGGTCTACGATGGCAACCCGCCGGCGCCCGCCTTCGACCTGGACGAATTCGACGATCTGCCGCCGGATGAACCGATGGCGCAGTAA
- a CDS encoding calcium/sodium antiporter codes for MLWTSFLAILGGFVLLVWGADRFVTGAAATARNLGVSPLIIGLTIVGFGTSAPEMLVSAMAAWAGNPGIAVGNAIGSNITNVGLVLGLTALLSPLTVKSETLRREFPILFAVTTLALILLLDGELSRSDGVILLAGFGLMVYWLVSLGLRERACDPALQTCDPIQDEFAEEIPADMPMGRALFWVALGLVVLLLSSRLLVWGAVNVAQYFGVSDLIIGLTIVAIGTSLPELAASVAGALKGEDDIAIGNVLGSNMFNLLAVLGLPGLIRPLATPNGVMERDFPIMFGFTVLLFAFAYGFRGQGRINRPEGGILLAGFLAYLGLLFHASTQ; via the coding sequence ATGCTCTGGACCTCGTTTCTAGCCATCCTCGGCGGCTTCGTGCTGCTGGTGTGGGGCGCCGACCGTTTCGTCACCGGCGCCGCCGCCACCGCCCGCAACCTGGGCGTATCGCCCCTGATCATCGGCCTGACCATCGTCGGCTTCGGCACCTCGGCGCCGGAGATGCTGGTCTCGGCCATGGCCGCCTGGGCCGGCAATCCCGGCATCGCGGTGGGCAATGCCATCGGCTCCAACATCACCAATGTCGGCCTGGTGCTCGGCCTCACCGCCCTGCTCAGCCCCCTGACGGTGAAGTCGGAGACCCTGCGCCGCGAGTTCCCCATCCTGTTCGCCGTCACCACCCTGGCCCTGATCCTGCTGCTGGATGGCGAGCTCAGCCGTAGCGACGGCGTGATCCTGCTGGCCGGTTTCGGCCTGATGGTTTACTGGCTGGTGAGTCTGGGCCTGCGTGAGCGTGCCTGCGACCCGGCGCTGCAAACCTGCGACCCGATACAGGACGAATTCGCCGAGGAGATCCCCGCCGACATGCCCATGGGCCGCGCCCTGTTCTGGGTGGCGCTGGGCCTCGTGGTGCTGCTGCTCAGCTCGCGCCTGTTGGTGTGGGGCGCGGTCAACGTGGCGCAGTATTTCGGTGTGTCCGACCTCATCATCGGCCTGACCATCGTCGCCATCGGCACCAGCCTGCCGGAACTGGCCGCCTCCGTCGCCGGCGCCCTCAAGGGGGAGGACGACATTGCCATCGGTAACGTGTTGGGCTCCAATATGTTCAATCTGTTGGCCGTGCTCGGCCTGCCCGGTCTGATCAGACCCCTGGCGACCCCGAACGGCGTGATGGAGCGTGACTTCCCCATCATGTTCGGCTTCACCGTGCTGCTGTTCGCCTTCGCCTACGGCTTCCGCGGCCAGGGCCGCATCAACCGGCCGGAGGGCGGTATCCTGCTGGCCGGTTTCTTGGCCTATCTGGGCCTGTTGTTCCATGCCAGCACCCAGTAA
- a CDS encoding heavy-metal-associated domain-containing protein codes for MQTEEFSVQNVKCGGCVANIHNGLQGLPGVSAVEVTLAGQVTVRGEGLDRAALTAKLAELGYPVAG; via the coding sequence ATGCAAACGGAAGAGTTCAGCGTGCAAAACGTCAAATGCGGCGGCTGCGTCGCCAACATCCACAACGGCCTCCAAGGACTGCCCGGCGTCAGCGCCGTGGAGGTGACGCTGGCGGGACAAGTGACGGTGCGTGGCGAAGGACTGGATCGCGCCGCCCTCACCGCCAAGCTGGCCGAACTGGGCTATCCGGTGGCCGGATGA
- a CDS encoding KpsF/GutQ family sugar-phosphate isomerase, with amino-acid sequence MTRPADDDKLQQLGRAVLETEAAAVAALSGRIDAGFARACRHLLACEGRIVVTGMGKSGHIGAKIAATLASTGSPAFFVHPGEASHGDLGMITPKDVVLALSNSGETEEILTILPLLKRLGVPLITLTGNPRSRLAKAAEVNLDVSVAKEACPLGLAPTASTTATLAMGDALAVALLEARGFTAEDFALSHPAGSLGRRLLLRIEDIMHTGESIPRVGAEASLRDALLEMTRKGLGMTAVVDERGRIIGIFTDGDLRRLLDHGEVSIAGMQVAQVMTRGCTTVRADLLAAEALRIMDEKRINALPVVDADGVLCGAINMHDLLRAGVV; translated from the coding sequence ATGACGCGCCCCGCCGACGACGACAAGCTGCAGCAGCTCGGCCGCGCAGTGCTGGAGACCGAGGCCGCGGCGGTAGCCGCCCTCAGCGGTCGCATCGATGCCGGCTTCGCCCGCGCCTGCCGCCACCTGCTGGCCTGCGAGGGCCGCATCGTGGTCACCGGCATGGGCAAGTCCGGCCACATCGGCGCCAAGATCGCCGCCACCCTGGCCAGCACCGGCTCGCCGGCCTTCTTCGTCCACCCCGGCGAGGCCAGCCACGGCGATCTCGGCATGATCACCCCCAAGGACGTGGTGCTGGCCCTGTCCAACTCGGGCGAAACCGAGGAGATCCTCACCATCCTGCCCCTGCTCAAGCGCCTCGGTGTGCCACTCATCACCCTCACCGGCAACCCGCGCTCGCGCCTGGCCAAGGCCGCCGAGGTCAACCTGGATGTCAGCGTGGCCAAGGAGGCCTGTCCGCTGGGCCTGGCCCCCACCGCCAGCACCACCGCCACCTTGGCCATGGGCGATGCCCTGGCCGTGGCCCTGCTGGAGGCGCGCGGCTTCACCGCCGAAGACTTCGCCCTGTCCCATCCGGCCGGCAGCCTGGGCCGGCGCCTCTTGCTGCGCATCGAGGACATCATGCACACCGGCGAGAGCATTCCCCGCGTCGGCGCGGAGGCGTCGCTGCGCGACGCCCTGCTGGAAATGACGCGCAAGGGGCTGGGCATGACCGCGGTGGTGGACGAGCGCGGCCGCATCATCGGCATCTTCACTGACGGCGACCTGCGCCGCCTGCTCGATCACGGCGAGGTTTCCATCGCCGGCATGCAGGTGGCCCAGGTGATGACCCGCGGCTGCACCACCGTCCGCGCCGACCTGCTCGCCGCCGAGGCACTGCGCATCATGGACGAGAAGCGCATCAACGCCCTGCCGGTGGTCGACGCCGACGGCGTGCTGTGCGGAGCCATCAACATGCATGACCTGCTGCGCGCCGGCGTCGTGTAG
- the kdsC gene encoding 3-deoxy-manno-octulosonate-8-phosphatase KdsC gives MMQDILEKAAQIRLVIFDVDGVLTDGSLYLGDDGQEYKAFHSRDGHGMKMLQASGVEIGIITGRTSQVVKHRMDSLGIRHVYQGKLEKLPAFEELIAKLGLAPHQVAYTGDDVVDLPVMRRVGLALAVQDAHPLVKQHAHWISEHGGGRGAARDVCELIMRAQGTLDAQLQHYLA, from the coding sequence GTGATGCAGGACATACTGGAAAAAGCCGCACAGATACGCCTGGTGATCTTCGACGTCGACGGCGTGCTCACCGACGGCAGCCTGTACCTGGGCGATGACGGCCAGGAATACAAGGCCTTCCACTCCCGCGACGGCCACGGCATGAAGATGCTGCAGGCCAGCGGCGTGGAGATCGGCATCATCACCGGCCGCACCTCGCAGGTGGTCAAACACCGCATGGACAGCCTCGGCATCCGTCATGTCTACCAGGGCAAGCTGGAGAAGCTGCCGGCCTTCGAGGAACTGATCGCCAAGCTCGGCCTGGCACCGCATCAGGTGGCCTACACCGGTGACGATGTAGTGGACCTGCCGGTGATGCGCCGCGTCGGCCTGGCCCTGGCGGTACAGGACGCCCACCCCCTGGTCAAACAGCATGCCCACTGGATCAGCGAGCACGGCGGCGGTCGCGGCGCCGCGCGCGACGTATGCGAACTGATCATGCGCGCGCAGGGCACGCTCGATGCCCAGCTGCAACACTATCTCGCATGA